The following proteins are encoded in a genomic region of Arachis ipaensis cultivar K30076 chromosome B02, Araip1.1, whole genome shotgun sequence:
- the LOC107628237 gene encoding transcriptional regulator TAC1-like — protein sequence MEFYNNLEDYSKSSSSEETDRSSYEQAGDHQEMGTGRSYECVFCKRGFTTAQALGGHMNIHRKDRANNKAKIPASSSSKVDDENYYADLGHYSSPIPSYLARNGNYHHEEARFG from the exons ATGGAATTCTACAATAACCTAGAAGACTACTCGAAGAGTTCGTCGAGCGAAGAAACCGATCGGTCGTCGTACGAGCAAGCCGGAGATCATCAAGAGATGGGAACAGGAAGATCCTATGAGTGTGTGTTTTGCAAGAGGGGATTCACCACAGCACAAGCTTTGGGTGGACACATGAACATTCATAGAAAAGATAGAGCCAATAACAAAGCCAAAATTCCAGCTTCTAGTTCAAGCAAGGTTGATGATGAGAACTACTATGCAGATCTAGGGCACTATTCATCACCAATTCCAAGCTATCTTGCAAGAAATGGAAATTATCATCATGAg GAAGCAAGATTTGGATAG